A genomic region of Chaetodon auriga isolate fChaAug3 chromosome 11, fChaAug3.hap1, whole genome shotgun sequence contains the following coding sequences:
- the lrrc18a gene encoding leucine-rich repeat-containing protein 18, translated as MPKGKGAKGTKVSLKTAKKAIRMTPDGQRRLTLSNMGITTFPKCLLKLTNVDELDLSRNLIQKLPANIGNFSSLRWLDLHSNKLESVPESIGNLVGLTHLNLSNNRLTSAGLPSTLGSLSNLKSLNLGMNQLDTLPPTIAALHSLQELGLFDNLFIKLPEFVTVLHNLTKLNMKRNPLSYAQGNGEGALREKPEPEEDVYLVHDSSLCRTCLKRCKEQRERLTRGGGGGGDVFEDKRIRTYPGLMVPNSVATVNQDGWRIRKVQHKPIKCC; from the coding sequence ATGCCCAAAGGGAAGGGAGCCAAAGGGACAAAGGTGAGCCTCAAGACTGCAAAAAAGGCAATACGGATGACCCCAGATGGACAGCGCAGACTCACCCTGAGCAACATGGGTATAACCACCTTCCCGAAGTGTCTCCTCAAACTGACCAACGTGGATGAGTTGGACCTCAGCCGTAACCTGATACAGAAACTCCCAGCTAACATCGGGAACTTCTCGTCACTCAGATGGCTGGATCTACACAGCAACAAGCTGGAGTCTGTACCTGAGTCCATCGGCAACCTGGTGGGACTGACCCACCTCAACCTCTCTAACAACCGCCTAACCTCTGCAGGTTTACCCTCCACATTGGGTTCTCTCAGCAACCTGAAGAGTCTCAATCTGGGGATGAACCAGCTGGACACCCTACCTCCTACAATAGCAGCTCTACACAGTCTCCAAGAGTTAGGCCTGTTTGATAACCTCTTCATCAAGCTCCCAGAGTTTGTGACAGTCCTACACAACCTCACGAAGCTGAACATGAAACGAAATCCTCTATCGTATGCTCAGGGAAATGGTGAGGGGGCGCTGAGGGAAAAACCAGAACCAGAGGAAGATGTGTACCTGGTCCATGACAGCAGCCTGTGTAGGACATGCCTTAAGAGATGtaaagagcagagggagaggcttacgagaggaggaggaggaggaggtgatgtgTTTGAGGACAAAAGGATCAGGACTTATCCAGGACTGATGGTGCCAAACTCAGTCGCTACGGTCAA